Proteins co-encoded in one Yamadazyma tenuis chromosome 1, complete sequence genomic window:
- a CDS encoding uncharacterized protein (EggNog:ENOG503PVE6): MSMSSLNMRLRKSVRSRRLTYKSVELQQEKPQLKQLATKRKQPESECSFNKRAKVVERNANGTIKNVDTDKIDPIERLLSLNNRYDCDLNTYLQQEQERVDEDSDDYDDSDESESDEYSSMSRRTSEINEVSLNFSKIVNDNLLRYEPFNFINQNSSFAMLNNHSVAQNVSTSVSKSEVPFFRSVNFNPQPKQNVIDELLNLDDEIEQPVGPKDPIQTNTTGDINATTTSVSDSEEEELTTPKNSPLMTNSKMCFNYRQHDHLNLSNFKPQPSDLKILNENSIFSGKLNETIGSGRFLINDFFL; encoded by the coding sequence ATGAGTATGTCTAGTTTAAATATGCGGTTGCGCAAAAGTGTTAGGTCCCGGAGATTAACTTACAAATCAGTAGAATTGCAACAGGAAAAACCCCAATTGAAGCAACTAGCGACGAAAAGAAAGCAACCAGAATCTGAATGTTCGTTTAACAAGAGAGCAAAAGTCGTTGAGCGTAACGCCAATGGCACTATTAAAAATGTCGATACCGATAAGATTGATCCAATTGAAAGGTTATTAAGTCTCAATAATCGTTATGATTGTGATTTAAATACTTACTTACAACAAGAGCAAGAGCGAGTTGACGAAGATTCTGATGATTACGATGATAGTGATGAATCTGAAAGTGATGAATACTCAAGTATGAGTAGGAGAACCAGTGAAATTAATGAAGTTTCTCTTAATTTTTCTAAGATTGTTAACGATAATTTACTCAGGTATGAGcctttcaatttcatcaatcaGAACTCTTCATTTGCCATGTTAAACAATCATTCGGTTGCTCAAAATGTCAGCACAAGTGTCAGCAAATCTGAGGTTCCATTCTTCCGACTGGTGAACTTTAACCCTCAACCCAAGCAGAATGTTATTGATgaattattgaacttggatgatgaaattgaacaaccAGTCGGCCCTAAAGATCCGATTCAGACTAATACCACGGGTGATATTAATGCTACAACTACCTCTGTATCTGACTCCGAAGAGGAAGAACTTACCACTCCAAAGAACTCTCCTTTGATGACCAACTCAAAGATGTGTTTCAACTACAGACAACATGATCATTTAAACTTGTCAAATTTCAAACCTCAGCCTTCagatttgaagattcttAATGAAAACTCAATTTTTTCAGGAAAGCTAAATGAGACAATTGGATCTGGCCggtttttgatcaatgattttTTCTTATGA
- a CDS encoding uncharacterized protein (COG:I; EggNog:ENOG503NV6P), with product MTFTGLTPEQLETFDREGMLCIPDFLNRDEISTLMKRSHELLEDFDVTTHPKTQFKTGEESHIGDQYFFDSADKISFFFDVDAFDENGNLAFSKEMAVNKIGHGLHIHEKEFHKITFDQKVKEVARSLKFVDPRVLQSMVIFKHPVKDASNPRDNEVPPHNDGTFLFTKPHTAVGFWFALEDCTAENGCLSYNPGTHKTHPIKSRFVKLNGGDDGCGFIPVEHGVKEIPPDRPEDYQLVKCKAGSLILIHDAVLHKSEKNKSSASRFAYAFHIIDGTSEYDNLNWLQVPPGKEGGTEFSRLFEN from the coding sequence ATGACTTTCACAGGATTGACGCCTGAGCAGTTGGAGACTTTTGACAGAGAGGGAATGCTTTGCATCCCCGACTTCTTGAATCGAGATGAGATATCCACGTTAATGAAAAGATCACACGAGCTCTTGGAGGACTTTGATGTCACCACTCACCCAAAAACTCAGTTCAAGACTGGGGAAGAGAGCCATATTGGAGATCAATATTTCTTTGACTCTGCTGATAAGATAtcttttttctttgatgtaGACGCTTTCGATGAAAATGGAAATTTGGctttttccaaagaaatgGCCGTCAATAAAATTGGACATGGTTTGCATATTCACGAGAAAGAGTTTCACAAAATAACATTCGACCAAAAGGTCAAGGAAGTTGCTAGATCGTTGAAGTTTGTCGATCCAAGGGTTTTACAAAGCATGGTTATCTTCAAACACCCCGTCAAAGATGCGTCCAATCCTAGAGATAACGAAGTACCTCCACATAATGATGGTACATTTCTATTCACAAAACCTCATACTGCAGTTGGCTTTTGGTTTGCTCTAGAGGATTGTACTGCTGAAAATGGGTGTCTATCTTATAATCCTGGAACTCACAAGACGCATCCTATCAAGAGTAGATTTGTGAAGCTCAATGGAGGGGATGATGGATGTGGGTTTATTCCAGTGGAACATGGGGTCAAAGAAATACCTCCTGACAGACCCGAGGATTAtcaattggtcaaatgCAAAGCAGGTTCTTTGATATTGATCCATGACGCCGTTCTACATAAATCAGAGAAGAACAAGTCGTCTGCTTCAAGGTTTGCCTATGCGTTTCATATAATAGATGGAACTTCTGAATATGACAATCTTAATTGGTTACAAGTACCTCCCGGGAAGGAAGGGGGTACGGAATTTAGCagactttttgaaaattAG
- the MTG2 gene encoding GTPase of the mitochondrial inner membrane that associates with the large ribosomal subunit (COG:S; EggNog:ENOG503NXIX) — MGSLHRIRRTYVAKGGQPGKGSQLDGKRGEDVLIEVPKGTTLRWIPDPLVLRESFKTTNKQSTWLEILTSYSGQYIQFFRNSFKPGEGWLFSEHDEEYFKERDFFVKLDETVQGYDQEIINEELTEDYFPILGMDLDDVTDKPILLLKGGRGGMGNMNFLTKDVRNPRFAKKGRDGNVQFFLLELKLIADLGLVGLPNAGKSSLLRSISRARPRVGHWEFTTLQPTIGTIYTTIDKDPFTVADIPGIIKGASENKGMGLDFLRHIERCKGLVFVVSLEKSPIEDLRILIEELGETKLKNKRKLIIATKADLNDNNKTYTKFKEYIETHLNIEGEVWNIVPVCAPQNQNIEKCIALMSQIA; from the coding sequence aTGGGTTCTCTACATAGAATAAGAAGAACATATGTTGCTAAGGGAGGCCAGCCTGGAAAAGGGTCCCAATTGGATGGCAAAAGAGGTGAAGATGTATTGATAGAAGTGCCAAAGGGTACAACTCTTAGGTGGATTCCTGATCCTCTTGTTCTTCGAGAACTGTTTAAAACCACAAATAAgcaatcaacttggcttGAAATATTAACTAGTTACCTGGGACAGTACATTCAATTCTTCAGAAACTCTTTCAAACCAGGAGAAGGCTGGCTCTTCAGTGAGcatgatgaagaatatttCAAGGAAAGAGATTTTTTTGTCAAACTAGACGAAACTGTTCAAGGATACGATCAAGAAATAATCAATGAAGAGCTCACAGAAGACTATTTTCCAATATTGGGTAtggacttggatgatgTTACGGATAAACCAATACTTTTGCTCAAGGGTGGACGAGGTGGAATGGGGAATATGAATTTTTTAACAAAAGATGTCAGAAACCCTCGTTTTGCTAAGAAAGGGAGAGATGGTAAtgtccaattcttcttattggagttgaaatTGATCGCAGATTTAGGATTGGTGGGTTTACCTAATGCTGGGAAATCTAGCTTACTTAGAAGTATATCCAGAGCTCGTCCAAGAGTTGGTCATTGGGAATTTACTACTTTGCAACCAACTATTGGAACTATTTATACGACTATTGATAAGGACCCATTCACAGTTGCTGATATCCCTGGTATCATTAAAGGGGCTTCCGAAAATAAAGGGATGGGTCTTGACTTCTTGAGACACATTGAAAGGTGTAAGGGGTTGGTTTTTGTTGTATCATTAGAGAAGAGCCCTATTGAAGATCTCCGGATTTTGATTGAAGAGCTTGGGGAGACCAAATTAAAGAACAAAAGGAAATTAATAATTGCAACCAAAGCAGATCTCAATGACAATAATAAAACATACACGAAGTTTAAAGAGTACATCGAAACCCATCTCAATATTGAGGGAGAGGTCTGGAACATAGTACCAGTATGTGCTCCTCAGAATCAAAATATCGAAAAATGCATAGCCTTAATGAGCCAAATTGCCTAA
- the KIP2 gene encoding Kinesin-like protein kip2 (BUSCO:EOG092631IR; EggNog:ENOG503NTW8; COG:Z) — MSTFHELGVADWLCESLNSMKIHKPTSIQAACIPEVLKGKDCIGGAKTGSGKTIAFGLPMLHKWSEDPFGVYGLVLTPTRELALQIAEQFSAVGSSMNIRVKVIVGGEDMIEQALAIQKKPHFIIATPGRLADHILNSGEDTINGLRRIKFLVLDEADRLLSNSFGKDLDRIFNVLPDSKKRQTLLFTATVTDAVRSLKDKNDKVFVHEIESVDKFIIPSTLSLYYIFVPSYVKEAYLNEVLNLDIYKDKVGIIFVNRTKTAEMLRRMLRKLEFRVTSLHSEMPQTERVNSIQRFKANAAKILIATDVASRGLDIPNVEFVINFDIPADPDDFVHRVGRTARAGKKGDSITVVGEKDIERVLAIEERINDKLKLLEDISDNKLIKDSLKSTSDAKRESLIEMENENFGERRQINKRKHIERENENSKVMKKRNKPKTLKSVKHKSTNTSEFTFDNVFRPDTSVTNRHVYNKACAPLVHKFLHEGYNSTVFAYGMTGSGKTFSMRGRDQDPGFVKLAIDEIFDRIENDVSSKKFTVSITYLEIYNEKIIDLLNSGPPISSDLKIRDDPVYGNKIIGITNPVIKSRDQILQYIKRGDNNRKTSETDYNARSSRSHAILQIKLNTVDLTSGMETNATLSLCDLAGSERGTSSSERRKEGSFINKSLLALSTVINKLSISSNTGNLTDHVPYRDSKLTRLLQPALSGSSLVSILCTIHMGSSGMSSKFVDNQFVAETYNTLRFAARAKDVVINVQKNKSTLIGEGDSARLVEELRRTVEIQSNEIFMLRNSDNPNAMQVDDQPSNHRTTELEIENKVLYEKLEHLTRLTDLQKTETVILKNDSLNDLLGSDLDNNSSQIMIANVEEFYKRVNHEIDEYRAYIRHLEQRLKSAYQETASNQEPKRFHGLSERQLDALLKEQEEEIMHLKEVVKDKDHFIKSLTKTSKLRRLVDSDFVNTPEKSKNSHIDKENNEVREYSIDRKNGESMNFVV; from the exons ATGTCCACATTTCATGAATTAGGAGTTGCTGACTGGTTATGTGAATCTCTTAATTCCATGAAGATTCATAAGCCAACATCTATTCAAGCAGCCTGTATTCCAGAGGTTTTGAAAGGAAAAGATTGCATTGGGGGTGCCAAAACAGGTAGTGGTAAAACGATTGCATTCGGTTTACCCATGTTGCACAAATGGTCAGAAGATCCTTTTGGTGTATACGGGTTGGTTTTGACCCCGACTAGGGAGTTGGCTCTTCAAATAGCTGAACAGTTTTCGGCGGTAGGCTCATCTATGAATATTAGGGTCAAGGTCATCGTAGGAGGTGAAGACATGATTGAGCAGGCATTGGCGATCCAAAAAAAACCACATTTCATCATTGCAACCCCTGGTAGATTGGCAGACCACATTTTGAATAGTGGAGAAGATACTATCAATGGGTTAAGGCGGATCAAGTTTTtagttcttgatgaagcAGATCGGTTGTTAAGCAAtagttttggaaaagatttAGACAGAATCTTTAACGTTCTCCCCGACTCAAAAAAAAGACAAACACTATTGTTCACGGCGACTGTTACGGATGCAGTGAGGTCCTTAAAAGATAAGAATGATAAGGTGTTTGTtcatgaaattgaaagtGTTGATAAATTCATTATCCCATCTACATTATCATTATACTATATCTTTGTTCCATCCTATGTCAAAGAAGCATATTTAAATGAAGTCCTTAATCTTGATATTTATAAGGACAAGGTGGGTATCATATTTGTAAATCGGACCAAAACTGCAGAAATGTTAAGAAGAATGTTAAGAAAATTAGAATTCAGAGTGACCTCTCTACATTCAGAAATGCCCCAAACTGAGAGAGTTAATTCCATTCAAAGATTCAAAGCAAATGCTGCTAAAATTCTAATAGCTACTGATGTAGCATCCAGAGGATTGGATATCCCCAATGTTGAATTTGTTATTAACTTTGACATTCCTGCTGACCCtgatgattttgttcatAGAGTTGGTAGAACTGCCAGAGCTGGTAAGAAGGGAGATTCTATTACTGTTGTGGGCGAGAAAGATATTGAAAGAGTATTGGCGATTGAAGAGAGAATCAACGATaaactcaaacttctcGAGGATATTTCTGATaacaaactcatcaaggATTCATTGAAATCCACCAGTGATGCCAAACGAGAGAGCTTAATAGAGATGGAAAATGAAAACTTTGGTGAAAGAAGACAGATTAACAAACGAAAGCATAtagaaagagaaaatgAGAACTCCAAAGtaatgaagaagaggaacaAACCGAAGACATTGAAGAGTGTCAAACACAAGTCCACCA ATACTTCTGAATTCACCTTCGACAATGTGTTTCGTCCTGATACTTCTGTTACCAACAGACATGTTTACAACAAAGCCTGCGCTCCTTTGGTGCACAAATTTCTTCACGAAGGTTACAATAGTACTGTTTTTGCATATGGTATGACAGGGTCTGGAAAGACATTCTCCATGAGAGGAAGGGATCAAGATCCTGGGTTTGTCAAATTGgcaattgatgaaatattTGATagaattgaaaatgatgtGAGCAGTAAAAAGTTTACTGTTAGTATCACTTATTTGGAAATTTATAACGAAAAGATCAtagatttgttgaactcaGGTCCTCCTATTTCTAGCGACTTGAAGATAAGAGATGATCCCGTTTACGGTAACAAAATCATAGGAATAACTAATCCTGTAATCAAGTCTAGAGATCAGATTCTTCAATACATCAAGAGGGGTGACAATAACAGAAAAACGAGCGAAACAGACTACAATGCCAggtcttcaagatctcatGCTATCCTTCAAATAAAGCTAAATACAGTTGATCTAACCTCAGGTATGGAAACGAATGCGACACTTTCATTGTGTGATTTGGCAGGTTCAGAAAGAGGCACTTCTAGTAGCGAACGCCGAAAGGAAGGGTCttttatcaacaagtccttgtTAGCGTTGTCCACCGTTATTAACAAACTATctatttcttcaaacacagGAAATCTTACCGATCATGTACCTTATAGAGACTCCAAGTTAACTAGGCTCTTACAACCAGCGTTATCTGGATCATCTTTGGTACTGATATTATGTACCATTCATATGGGCTCATCTGGAATGAGTAGTAAGTTTGTTGATAACCAATTTGTGGCAGAGACGTACAATACATTGAGATTTGCAGCACGAGCTAAAGACGTTGTTATCAACGTACAAAAGAATAAATCTACATTGATCGGTGAAGGAGATTCTGCCAGATTAGTCGAAGAACTTAGAAGAACTGTTGAGATACAAAGTAATGAAATCTTTATGCTCAGAAACAGTGATAACCCAAACGCCATGcaagttgatgatcaaCCTTCCAACCACAGGACTACTGAACTAGAAATTGAGAATAAGGTCTTGTATGAAAAGCTAGAGCATTTGACTCGTCTCACAGATTTACAAAAGACAGAAACtgtgattttgaagaatgatTCTTTGAATGATTTATTGGGTTCTGACCTTGACAATAATTCTTCTCAAATTATGATTGCCAATGTGGAGGAATTTTACAAACGAGTGAATcatgaaattgatgaatACAGAGCCTATATAAGAcaccttgaacaaagatTGAAATCTGCTTATCAAGAAACCGCTTCTAATCAAGAACCCAAAAGGTTTCATGGTCTTAGCGAAAGACAATTGGATGCGCTTTTGAAGGAacaggaagaagaaataatGCATTTGAAAGAGGTTGTTAAGGATAAAGACCACTTCATCAAGAGCTTGACCAAAACCTCGAAATTAAGGCGATTAGTTGATTCAGACTTTGTCAATACGCCAGAAAAATCGAAAAATCTGCATATAGACAAAGAGAACAATGAGGTTAGAGAATATAGCATCGATAGGAAGAATGGGGAGAGTATGAATTTTGTAGTATAG
- a CDS encoding uncharacterized protein (COG:S; EggNog:ENOG503P1XF), translated as MLPDIAFGYPLPKDAGISTFRSTRVHSLNSLLKDQSYHFQSSTGLRKIAKMSSKFFNPWNNSPTPSVEEMLSQKPNHVEFEMNQNLETSNHRDFYMDSNKSSSAFSSTSRNFSVFRPQRGSKEVPRLTNSNQNLMSKTHKSACSESLDSKRILVVKGMIPKSSCGAILTRISGGSLERAVFKDDSQSPSLELYFIFPKEAQKFFEYSQTGLFCYNGNPLQVEWASERNTEDISSFHPSIEKKLLDQISKGARRTLLFTKGTPKISKRTENHSHFPNQSVNFSPNFNIKNVIADLAPMGNIVEFTPLISGSLSFRVSFDDVRTAINIMRQWQIAGTMLNFKYSGWVLHYGKDTCEKPCLTL; from the coding sequence ATGCTCCCAGACATTGCTTTTGGTTATCCTTTACCTAAAGATGCAGGGATCTCCACCTTTAGGAGCACCAGAGTTCACTCACTTAACAGTCTTTTGAAAGACCAGTCTTACCATTTCCAAAGTTCTACTGGCTTAAGAAAGATTGCTAAGATGAGCTCCAAGTTTTTTAACCCATGGAACAACTCTCCTACTccaagtgttgaagagatGTTGTCTCAAAAGCCTAATCATGTCGAGTTTGAAATgaatcaaaatcttgaaaccaGTAACCACAGAGACTTCTACATGGATTCTAATAAATCAAGTCTGGCATTTAGTTCAACTTCTAGAAATTTCAGTGTTTTTAGGCCTCAAAGGGGGCTGAAGGAGGTCCCAAGACTAACTAATTCCAACCAAAACCTAATGTCAAAAACCCATAAGTCTGCTTGCAGCGAGCTGTTGGATTCCAAAAGAATACTTGTTGTCAAAGGTATGATCCCAAAATCATCTTGTGGTGCAATTTTAACAAGAATTAGTGGTGGTTCATTGGAAAGAGCTGTTTTCAAAGATGACAGTCAGTCGCCGCTGTTGGAGCTTTATTTTATTTTCCCAAAAGAAGCACAAAAGTTCTTTGAATATTCACAGACTGGACTCTTTTGTTACAATGGAAACCCTCTTCAAGTGGAATGGGCAAGCGAGAGAAATACAGAAGATATTAGTTCATTTCATCCTtcaattgaaaaaaaattatTGGACCAAATTTCTAAAGGTGCTAGGAGAACCTTATTGTTCACCAAAGGAACTCCCAAAATACTGAAAAGGACAGAGAATCACTCTCATTTTCCCAACCAAAGCGTGAATTTTTCTCCTAACTTTAACATCAAGAATGTGATTGCAGACTTAGCTCCAATGGGTAACATCGTTGAATTCACGCCTCTTATCTCCGGATCCCTCTCGTTCAGGGTTTCTTTTGATGATGTGAGAACTGCTATCAACATTATGAGACAATGGCAAATTGCTGGAACTATgctcaacttcaaatacTCAGGTTGGGTGTTGCATTATGGAAAAGATACCTGCGAGAAACCTTGTCTTACTCTTTAA
- the PUS7 gene encoding multisubstrate pseudouridine synthase 7 (EggNog:ENOG503NX34; COG:S; BUSCO:EOG09261EY9), protein MKTVSEEVKTLKEADVAITQFINTAPNHGFIGLLKQRYSDFLVNEVDLSGNVVHLLDEGIDLGKSKKERQIERRQKERAELQGKSEEEIEQIKEQKKLEADKEPKYELTEENRVNLLNLITEQELKNIEELFSNGGNTETETKFPDKATRTRLHQLLRTSFQGKLDTVTSPENAFRIALEKNSSGPKRYPQESINHVDENGVINYGLGPFKNYLHFTVYKENRETMEVASTIAKFLRLPAKSIRFSGTKDRRGVTCQKFAINKGKVVRVSQLNKGLKNVVFGGFSYEDNNLNLGDLKGNEFLITIRDVKPIDETQDLGQIIDSGFETLKSKGFINYYGMQRFGTFSTSTHTYGVKLLKGDWKGAAELLLAEQDISAPDSKEARRIWAETSNPSLALKMMPSRFTAEHSILKTLASEKLNEDGEYGDQSYFKSIMAIPRNLRIMYVHAYQSYIWNHVASKRMELFGQNVVEGDLVIAENEPVKTEVDENGEVFKEDVAENNFTRARPLTKADIDSGKYSIYDVVLPMPGFDIVYPTNKQLEQVYVEEMGKEGLDPFSMSRRVREFSLSGSYRNLICKPSNVEYKIVKYKEDAEPLVRTDLELLRAKKNGDSLERYINHEEGDKTAIVLKMQLGVSSYATMALREFMKADTSRLGDTLNVKIQ, encoded by the coding sequence ATGAAGACAGTCTCGGAAGAGGTAAAGACTTTAAAAGAAGCAGATGTTGCTATCACTCAGTTCATTAACACCGCCCCTAACCATGGGTTCATTGGGTTATTGAAACAACGATATTCTGACTTCTTGGTCAATGAGGTCGACCTTAGTGGCAATGTCGTCCATTTGCTAGATGAAGGAATTGATCTTGGGAAGTCTAAGAAAGAAAGACAAATTGAGAGGAGACAGAAGGAGAGAGCCGAATTACAAGGAAAGTcagaggaagaaattgaGCAAATCAAAGAGCAGAAAAAATTAGAAGCTGACAAAGAACCCAAATATGAATTAACCGAAGAGAATCGTGTTAATTTACTTAACCTCATAACTGAAcaagaattgaaaaatattgaagaattatTTTCAAATGGAGGTAATACTGAAACTGAAACCAAATTTCCAGATAAAGCCACACGTACTAGATTACATCAATTGTTGCGTACCTCATTCCAAGGTAAATTAGATACGGTGACTTCTCCAGAGAATGCTTTTAGAATAGCTCTTGAAAAGAACTCAAGTGGACCAAAAAGATACCCACAAGAGAGCATTAAccatgttgatgaaaatgggGTTATTAACTACGGGTTGGGTCCATTCAAAAATTATCTCCATTTCACCGTTTACAAAGAGAACAGAGAAACCATGGAGGTTGCTTCAACAATTGCCAAATTCTTGCGCTTACCTGCAAAAAGTATAAGGTTCTCAGGTACTAAAGATAGAAGGGGAGTTACTTGCCAGAAGTTTGCTATTAATAAAGGAAAAGTTGTGAGAGTTTCCCAATTGAACAAAGGACTTAAAAATGTTGTGTTTGGTGGATTTTCATATGAagacaacaacttgaacttaGGAGATTTGAAGGGAAATGAATTCTTAATTACTATTAGAGATGTGAAACCGATCGATGAAACGCAAGATTTGGGTCAGATAATTGACTCGGGATTTGAAACTTTGAAGAGCAAGGGATTCATCAATTATTATGGTATGCAAAGGTTTGGAACTTTTTCAACCTCCACTCACACTTACGGAGTGAAGCTCCTCAAAGGAGACTGGAAAGGTGCCGCTGAGTTGCTATTAGCCGAGCAAGATATATCAGCGCCAGATTCAAaagaagcaagaagaatttgggcggaaacttcaaatccttcttTAGCACTCAAGATGATGCCTTCTCGATTTACAGCGGAGCACTCTATCTTAAAGACTTTAGCATCTGAAAAGTTAAACGAAGACGGAGAATATGGGGATCAATCATACTTCAAGAGTATCATGGCAATTCCAAGAAACTTAAGGATCATGTATGTTCACGCTTATCAGTCATATATCTGGAACCATGTTGCATCCAAAAGAATGGAGTTATTTGGTCAAAATGTGGTGGAAGGTGACTTGGTTATTGCAGAAAATGAACCGGTCAAGACTGAGGTTGATGAAAACggtgaagttttcaaagaagatgTGGCTGAAAATAACTTTACGAGAGCTAGACCCTTGACTAAAGCAGATATTGATAGCGGCAAATACTCCATATATGATGTGGTGTTACCTATGCCAGGATTTGATATTGTTTATCCAACAAACAAGCAATTAGAACAAGTGtatgttgaagaaatgggaAAAGAGGGACTTGATCCTTTTAGCATGTCTAGGAGAGTGAGAGAATTTTCGTTGTCAGGGTCTTACAGAAACTTGATTTGCAAACCCAGTAATGTTGAATACAAAATTGTCAAATACAAGGAAGACGCTGAGCCATTAGTTAGGACTGATCTTGAATTATTGAGAgccaagaagaatggaGATAGTCTCGAAAGATATATCAATCATGAGGAGGGGGATAAAACTGCCATAGTCCTCAAGATGCAATTGGGAGTTAGCTCTTATGCCACAATGGCATTGAGGGAATTTATGAAGGCCGATACCTCCAGACTTGGAGATACTTTAAATGTTAAGATTCAGTAG
- the tum1 gene encoding sulfurtransferase (COG:H; EggNog:ENOG503NVFN) codes for MLADYDTLNRNLNNLGLNRTDKLVFYDKSGIFSSPRAAWNMILAGHKQVFLLDHFKDYKASGAPLDTEEIAFTATDALEASLEYDIIEEEEYDQNYQKQVIEYEELFDLVKSGQLGSKYITFDARATPRFTGEAPEPREGLSSGHIPSSLSLPFNKVLTENGNYKSKQEILDLFKTEFNLDLTKPLEGKEGIIVMCGTGVTAVILRLAIESVAESKIPIRVYDGSWTEWAQRAPSEFIEKV; via the coding sequence ATGTTAGCCGACTATGATACGTTAAACCGTAACTTGAATAACTTAGGGTTAAACAGAACCGACAAGTTGGTATTCTATGACAAGTCGGGGATCTTTTCAAGTCCTAGAGCTGCTTGGAATATGATTCTTGCAGGTCACAAGCAAGTTTTCTTACTTGACCATTTCAAAGATTACAAGGCTCTGGGAGCACCACTTGACACAGAGGAAATTGCATTCACAGCAACAGATGCACTTGAAGCTTCATTGGAATACGACataattgaagaagaagaatatGACCAGAACTACCAAAAACAGGTTATCGAATATGAAGAACTATTTGATTTAGTCAAAAGCGGCCAATTGGGATCAAAATATATAACATTTGATGCTCGTGCCACGCCAAGATTTACTGGTGAAGCCCCAGAGCCTAGAGAGGGCCTATCATCTGGGCACATACCTTCCAGCTTATCTTTACCATTTAACAAAGTTCTAACTGAGAATGGCAATTATAAATCGAAACAAGAGATTCTTGATTTATTTAAAACAGAGTTCAATTTGGACCTTACTAAGCCATtggaaggaaaagaaggaattaTTGTAATGTGCGGAACCGGTGTTACTGCGGTAATCTTAAGGCTTGCCATTGAGTCAGTAGCTGAGTCTAAAATTCCAATCAGAGTTTATGATGGAAGTTGGACCGAATGGGCTCAACGAGCACCATCtgagttcattgaaaaagtttgA